The stretch of DNA GCGCCCGATCTCGGCATAGATCAGGCCCGCGGCCCGGATCGCCGGACGGCACTGGACCGGCAGGACGGCGATACCGGCTTCCGCCCGCGCGTACAGCACCTCAGCCTCGGAAAGGAGTCGGGCCACGATGCCGGACAGTGCGGGGCCCGGTTGCGGGTCCGCAAGGAACGCGTCCGGGTCGAGACCGGCCTCACGCATCCAGTCGAGCGGAAGGTAGAGCCGGCCCATCCGGGCGTCCTCGCCGACATCCCGCGCGATGTTGGTGAGCTGCATCGCGGCCCCGAGATCGCAGGCGCGGGCGAGCGCGTCCGGCTCGCGGGCCCCCATGATCACTGCCATCATCGCCCCGACCGAGCCCGCGACCCGCGCGGCGTAGCCGTGAACCGCATTCAGGTCGGCATAGCGCCGACCTTCCGCGTCCCACGCGAAGCCCTCGATGAGGGCGCGCGGCAGGGTTTCGGGAATCGCGTATGCGCTGACGATTTCCGAGAAGGCGCGATCGGCCGCCGAATCGGCCGGATGGCCGGCATAGGCCCGGCTGATCCGGGCATCGAGGCGGGCGACCGCGTCGCGCCGGTCGGCCGGGCTCGGCGCCTCGTCAACGAGGTCGTCGGAGAGCCGGCAGAAGGCGTAGAGGCCGTAGGCCGCCTCGCGCACATCCCAGGGCAGCAGCCGCCCGGCCGCGAAAAAGCTCTTCGAGCCCGTTCGGATCGCGGTCCGGCATGCGGTCCGGTCGGCTGCGGCGGCAAATTCAGGCGGTAACGCGGGCATCGGGCACCACGCTGTCGAGGATACGGGCGGAGGAGAGCACGCCGGGCAGACCGGCGCCGGGATGCGTGCCGGCGCCCACGAGGTAGAGATTGCGAACCGCGCCCGACCGATTGTGCGGCCGGAACCAAGCGGATTGCGTGAGCACCGGCTCCAATCCGAAGCCGGAGCCGCGGTAGCTCAGGAAATCGTCCTGGAAATCCTTGGGGGTCGTCACCTTCGAGGTCACGATCACGTCGGACAGGCCGGGAAGGACGCTGGATTCCAGGATGCGGGCAATCCGCCGTCGATACGGTTCGGCCAGCGCTTCCCAGTCCTGGCCGCCCGCGAGGTTCGGCACCGGTGCCAACACGTAGAACGCATCGCACCCCGCGGGCGCGAGGCTCGGATCGGTCGCCGTGGGCCGATGCAGGTAGAGGCTCGCATCGTCGGCGAGCCGCTTCCGGTCGAAGATGTCGGCGAGCAGCCCGCGGTATCGCGGCCCCAGCAGGATCGTGTGGTGATCCACGTTCGGATAGCGGCGGCTCGTGCCGAAGTACCAGACGAACAGCCCCATGGAGGAGCGGGCGCGGCGGAACCGGCCGGCGCTCCAGCGCTGCGGCCGAGGAAGGAGCTGCGCGTGGGTCACCGCCGAGTCGGCGTTGGACACCACCACATCGGCCGCGATTGTCTCGCCGCTCTGAAGCTCGACGCCCGTCGCTTCGCCCCGATCCACGCGAATGCGGGCCACGTCGACGCCGAGACGGACCCGGC from Methylobacterium sp. PvR107 encodes:
- a CDS encoding phytoene/squalene synthase family protein; the protein is MPALPPEFAAAADRTACRTAIRTGSKSFFAAGRLLPWDVREAAYGLYAFCRLSDDLVDEAPSPADRRDAVARLDARISRAYAGHPADSAADRAFSEIVSAYAIPETLPRALIEGFAWDAEGRRYADLNAVHGYAARVAGSVGAMMAVIMGAREPDALARACDLGAAMQLTNIARDVGEDARMGRLYLPLDWMREAGLDPDAFLADPQPGPALSGIVARLLSEAEVLYARAEAGIAVLPVQCRPAIRAAGLIYAEIGREIAANGYDSVTRRARVGGARKLLLIARAMREPARSAVLAAPALAEAAFLIEAVGRHPLTPSRQRPALRPWWDVGGRVVHVLDLIERMREREAFSRSASL
- the crtI gene encoding phytoene desaturase family protein; translation: MLTLAPDQRVIQQIDRRPHAAVIGAGFGGLAAAVRLGARGYRVTVLERLTQAGGRARVHRQDGFTFDAGPTIVTAPQLFEELWHLAGRRLSDDVKLVPMDPFYRIRFADGSSFAYNGDPEQMRAEVARFAPDDVAGYERFMAHSRAVCRIGFEQLGHVPFDHVGAMLRIAPDLLRLSGHRSVYDVVARFIRDERLRTVFSFHPLLIGGNPFRASAIYCLIADLERRWGVHFALGGTGQLVDGLVRLIRSQRGRVRLGVDVARIRVDRGEATGVELQSGETIAADVVVSNADSAVTHAQLLPRPQRWSAGRFRRARSSMGLFVWYFGTSRRYPNVDHHTILLGPRYRGLLADIFDRKRLADDASLYLHRPTATDPSLAPAGCDAFYVLAPVPNLAGGQDWEALAEPYRRRIARILESSVLPGLSDVIVTSKVTTPKDFQDDFLSYRGSGFGLEPVLTQSAWFRPHNRSGAVRNLYLVGAGTHPGAGLPGVLSSARILDSVVPDARVTA